The segment AGAAGCGAATCTGTTGATAATTTGTCCAACATTTCGAAGACCGATGATGAGAAGTTGAACGAAATTATCAGTGCCGAATGCTTAAAGTTGGGTGACAAAAGTTCCAGTAATTTTCACACAGTTAGAGAGACGCACCAAATATCAACCACGTCGAAATCCGACGacgaaaaattaaatgaaaccaAAACCGGTCACAGCACGCCCGAAGATAATGTTGGTCTTATCGAGGAGACGACGGAATATAAAATTACCAGACAAAGTAAAGGATTTGTTAAAGATCAGAAACGGAATAATCTGATTGCTAGGGACAAGaaagaatcgcaaccaggtcaaaGTAGTGACGGTTTAGACAACGAAACAGAATCCGACGACGAGCAGGATCTTTCTCTGAGCGAATTGAGAAGGATATTGCAAAGAGAAGCAATGGACGATGATAGCGAAATCGGATACAACCTTCGAAAAGCAAAGAATGAAAAATCGCACCGTTGGACGCAAGAAGTGCAAGATTTTAATGGGATGCTATTGGAGCTCGGTGTTTCGAAATTTCAACTTGTAGCTGACAGCGTCGATTCATTGAGGGACCTCATATCTACTTTTTTACAGAAAAGCAACAATCCAAGCGCCGATACTGACGATGACGTACGTAATTCCTTTAttctataattttaattatactaTTTGTTGCACCTTCTTAATCTTTACAATAAAGTATAAGATACTTACGCCCTAAATCTAATAGTTTAagagttataatattttaaagtttaCTTTAATACTTCCGAAAAACTTTACCCTTAATACCCctttatcaaaattaataaatagttGAGGAAGTTACAAAACGTTTATTTGTCATTGCAAATTAAAGAGACCGTTTTGATATTTAATATTACCATGTGTTTCTTGTTTTTCAGATTGAGCCTATACCTCAGTGTGAAGTGAAACTGGTCAAGAAATTGTCAGATCTACTCACCTCTTTGAAGGAAATGGAGCCGgctttgtgtgactcgtttaaaAAAGCCAGGGCAAAGCTACAAAGGGAATTGGCCAATTTAAAAGAagggtatatttatttttatttttattcaagcacgtaatataatattacatgaaatattaaattctaccAACACCATTCATTCCATCATGTTAAGTTTAATCTGGGAACAATTGTTTTAATTTGATATTTATTCAATAACATTCTACATGAAATGCAATATCATTTAAATGACCACTTATCCATCTTAAATCAGACTGCATCCCTTTGAAAGTTCTATCGCTTTTGTTGGAAAAGCCTATACTTTGACTTCTAGATCCATCTCTTCGCATATCATCGAAATCTTCAATGAGACAGCTGTAGGGTTCTCTTTGCTAGTTAATGATAATTTTTGAGTGTAATATCACGAATATACCCTATGTTTCCAAATTAAAGGTACATCCTTGCCTGAAAcctctaaaaattattgtaaatcaTTTATGGTCAATAAAGAGGTTATTCACCCACATTTTTTTTAGTGTGGAGTGTCAGGACTCATCTGGGGAGGGTGTCGGCTCTAATTGGTGGGTTCTTGGATCACAGGGCTATCCACTGCCAACTTCCGGAGATGCAACGTTTCAAACGTTACCGCAGTCTACCTTATCCCCAACTGGTGTCCAAAACAACTCCAACAAAAACGAAGAACGTCCAGAGAAATGTGTCAGCCTCGCAGAGGACAGTAAACACGATCCCCAAGAGTGCAAAGACGGACAGGGCGAGAACACATCAAGCGAATTGCAGAGAGGCGAGGACAATAACCAGGAAAGCACAGGAGCCGAAGAAGAAACAAAGGAAGGTTCAAACTACGACGAAGGTAAAGAAACATAATTAACGTCATTGCTTTGATTTATCGGTATTGATAAGTactttatttttgttattataaaCAGGACAAGAAACACGAAGAGTATTGCGGGCGCGCGGTGTCTCTTCCTATACAGAACAATTTTATTCAGATGACGAGATTGAAGAGAACGAGCTGGAAGAATGGGCCAACGTTGAGGCAGTCTACGCGGCTCCCAGCACACAGGCCAGTACATCCACTCCTTACTTTAGTGCGAAAGTCAAATACGCTGATGGTCGAACAAATGAAGAGGAGGACTCAGACCAAGATTGGATTCTACCAAGCTCTCGCAAAAGGAAAAATAAACGTCCGTGTAAGTATGTCGAACTAGTTGTAATATTGAAATGATAAAACTCTTAAATGTACCTCAATACTTATTTGTTGAGATTAAAAAACTGCACCGAATAGTACAATCAAAATTATAGAACTCCGATTAAAAAAATGATGCAGTTGATTATGGCATTATTTTATATCCCTAACCAAGAGCACACAACCAAGTCCCAGAGACTGTACTATAAATCTAACAAACAATTTTATGCCGCCAACGAGCAATGGTTATTGTATTCTTTCAGCTGCCAATAGAAGATTAAAATCATTCGAACACAAATTACAAAGCATTAAAGTTGACGAGCTACAAGAGGCAGCAGAATCGTTAGTGGCTACCCCGTCGAATATAAAAAATGACAAAGATAAACTTACGGTCAAAGACATCCAAATACGCAAATCAGAGAACATTATCGATTCGAAAGTTTCCGATGCTAATGCCGCCGAGGTTAATCATGAGGCCGTGCCAGAGAATCAGGAAGCCGTAACAAAAAATCACGAAGCTACAATAAAGAAACACGAGGCTGTGGCAGAAAATCACGTTGCTgtggtagagaataattctaaaaaaacagTGCCTTCCGCGGAAACGATCAGCAATATTGAGAACTTCGAGAGCGTGCATTCGGAGCTGGATATCAAGGATGAGGGGCCAATTTACGATTACGCGCCGTGTCAGGTTGATAATGGTTACGCTCCGAACCTAAACTCAAATTACATGGTGATTAAAACCGAACCTAATCCGATGAATTATTATGTGATGCAACCGAATACTGCAACCGTCGTTTCGCCCAATACAATCATGCAGCCTGGACCGATGGTCTCGAGTATCGTGCCGCCGGTGCAGCAAGGTTATTATGTACACGGAGGACAAAATTACATTATTCAGAATCCGCAACCAGGTGTTGTTCCCCCTCATTCGTTGCAACCGCAAGGACCGCAAATGATAACGCCCCAGCAATTTGTCAATCATCCTGGTTACGTGCCATACATGGTAGCAACGGCGCAGCCGCAGCGCGAATTCTTACCCGCGAATCCTCAGTTTTATCATCCAAATTATCATCAAAATCCACCCATGCCGTCTCATTCCAATTCAGACATATCGATCAGGCCTAGCCAAAACAGGTACCCGATATCGCGTCACAATTATCCACATCCTACCAACGGCGCAGTTATAAGAAGTAACATGCCGATCAGAGGAAATTTCCCACGAACGAATAATGCCAGATTGCCGAGAAACATGCCGCAGCAACGCGGAAGCCCCGCCAGGGCACCGAGACCAAGAAAAACGAACACATCATCGGAGAACCAGACCAAGACAACTTCTTTGATCGTCCTTAGCGATAGCGACGACGAGATCGAAATGATCGTCACTCAAAAGCCAGGCTCTACGAGCGAAATGGGGAAAACGAAGACGACGCCTCGTAGAAACGCTGCACAGAATAAACAGGCGCCGACCGTTATTTCAGATATTACAGTGACCACACCGAAGGGATCCATCCCACAGCAAATAATACAGCGTATGAGCCAGGGTGGTATCTCGATAACGCCTGTGAAACCTGCGCCGCCAGTTCAAAGCCCGAATACGCAGCTGGTGGTGGTCGTTAATGATACTGGAAGCCATTATGCCTTAGCACTGCCAAACGGAAGCAAGCTCATCCTGACTCCTGAACAGGTGGCGCAGATACGAGCGTCGAACGGCGGAAAactaattttgtaaaattgaatTTCCTCCGAACGGAGAAGCAAAATTACACGGAGGAACTTTCGTGAGTGAATGGTAATCTTAAGCCGTATTTACGCCTCTTCGCTGTGGATAATCATCCGTGATCATGACCATTGTTCAAAGCAAAGAGATGTAAATTCAGTTTCGGTAAATTGTGAATGGAGTGGACTGAAACGACGCACTTTGATCTCTTTCACTTAGGATGTGCTTTTGAAGCTAATGTTCCTGCAGTGTGTAGTGGAGCCTACAATTCTGTACGTGTATTAAAATACACCGTATACACGTGTCACGTGTACCTGCGTAAATCGTCACACGATCCAAAGAACACGTGTAAAGACAGTAGTGCACCTTATTTCATGAAT is part of the Colletes latitarsis isolate SP2378_abdomen chromosome 10, iyColLati1, whole genome shotgun sequence genome and harbors:
- the LOC143346276 gene encoding uncharacterized protein LOC143346276 translates to MSQKNKKRKLEGEEQSMADWEQENIFLGKTRHEMESMWELPQIFHFLHLTKETLNIPHLSMYEMERMLLIPRASKQLANIMTSLLSSPITKAKLRKIPPMPYEFWTNILAYKIKSWFKIYEGKHRDAVKVLETIGVEPEFWNVFPDAPLLNGKDFEELSFKQKVWLLKTICDTVMHTRKTVHEEIAKQPWEDQFETVLGTDRYGARYIYFPQFLKSDLRVYRHCLDNKILSSVKPIKPKLKTDTENKILKQTNSMRKKAKYKKRRTRWSNGLSSKSKKKLNKCDKKESNDCKCTSDSATSSLNKDTNLSSTSTCNNNNNNNNNNNSDNKNKKKINLDIINGKRSRSLSKCSEMSAEPNETHCKNVNSSSCDTTSSLETTSDTKLPGKMFKGFSDNSNNEKCNIEILSGILSNLKSETSEEKGTDDVNASSTHTSQIKVESNPMRQYLDTMDLCTGRSESVDNLSNISKTDDEKLNEIISAECLKLGDKSSSNFHTVRETHQISTTSKSDDEKLNETKTGHSTPEDNVGLIEETTEYKITRQSKGFVKDQKRNNLIARDKKESQPGQSSDGLDNETESDDEQDLSLSELRRILQREAMDDDSEIGYNLRKAKNEKSHRWTQEVQDFNGMLLELGVSKFQLVADSVDSLRDLISTFLQKSNNPSADTDDDIEPIPQCEVKLVKKLSDLLTSLKEMEPALCDSFKKARAKLQRELANLKEGVECQDSSGEGVGSNWWVLGSQGYPLPTSGDATFQTLPQSTLSPTGVQNNSNKNEERPEKCVSLAEDSKHDPQECKDGQGENTSSELQRGEDNNQESTGAEEETKEGSNYDEGQETRRVLRARGVSSYTEQFYSDDEIEENELEEWANVEAVYAAPSTQASTSTPYFSAKVKYADGRTNEEEDSDQDWILPSSRKRKNKRPSANRRLKSFEHKLQSIKVDELQEAAESLVATPSNIKNDKDKLTVKDIQIRKSENIIDSKVSDANAAEVNHEAVPENQEAVTKNHEATIKKHEAVAENHVAVVENNSKKTVPSAETISNIENFESVHSELDIKDEGPIYDYAPCQVDNGYAPNLNSNYMVIKTEPNPMNYYVMQPNTATVVSPNTIMQPGPMVSSIVPPVQQGYYVHGGQNYIIQNPQPGVVPPHSLQPQGPQMITPQQFVNHPGYVPYMVATAQPQREFLPANPQFYHPNYHQNPPMPSHSNSDISIRPSQNRYPISRHNYPHPTNGAVIRSNMPIRGNFPRTNNARLPRNMPQQRGSPARAPRPRKTNTSSENQTKTTSLIVLSDSDDEIEMIVTQKPGSTSEMGKTKTTPRRNAAQNKQAPTVISDITVTTPKGSIPQQIIQRMSQGGISITPVKPAPPVQSPNTQLVVVVNDTGSHYALALPNGSKLILTPEQVAQIRASNGGKLIL